In Anaerolineales bacterium, a genomic segment contains:
- the plsY gene encoding glycerol-3-phosphate 1-O-acyltransferase PlsY → MNTALIGILIVIALSTYLVGSIPTAYLVGRVNGIDIFSVGSGNMGATNISRTLGFRWGALVLIVDLLKGVAGVLIGRMLGGTYFVLGAFTGGLAVIIGHNWSLFATLITRKIRGGKGAATSAGAWIALVAAWWWLIAGPALMFFAMISLTRYVSLSVLVTGAVAALGGAVAGLQGILPKPYALFGVIMLLLLFYRHRENIQRLLAGTERRVGNQEKPLESSGTAHS, encoded by the coding sequence ATGAATACTGCTTTAATTGGCATTTTGATTGTTATTGCGCTTAGCACCTACCTTGTGGGGAGCATCCCTACCGCCTACCTTGTCGGAAGGGTGAACGGGATCGATATTTTTAGCGTGGGCAGTGGGAACATGGGTGCGACGAATATCAGCCGAACGCTTGGTTTTCGGTGGGGCGCTCTCGTTTTGATCGTTGATCTCTTGAAGGGCGTGGCGGGCGTCCTGATTGGGCGGATGCTTGGCGGGACGTATTTTGTCTTAGGGGCGTTCACCGGTGGTCTAGCGGTGATTATAGGGCATAACTGGTCGCTCTTTGCCACGCTGATCACACGGAAAATTCGCGGCGGAAAAGGCGCAGCGACGAGTGCTGGGGCATGGATTGCCCTCGTTGCCGCATGGTGGTGGCTGATTGCCGGACCCGCCTTAATGTTTTTTGCTATGATCTCCCTAACGCGCTATGTCTCCCTTTCTGTGTTGGTCACTGGCGCGGTAGCGGCACTTGGGGGGGCAGTGGCGGGGCTGCAAGGAATCCTCCCCAAGCCCTATGCTTTGTTCGGGGTGATCATGCTGCTCTTGCTCTTTTACCGCCATCGAGAGAATATTCAACGCTTGTTGGCGGGGACGGAACGCCGCGTCGGAAATCAGGAAAAACCGCTGGAATCATCAGGAACAGCACATTCGTGA
- a CDS encoding alpha/beta hydrolase: MSVTPIQTYPIAGQMLGVAVFGQPHPERDPILLLHGWGGSIESMIGAAEGLAARGHYIHALDLPGFGRSAPPPEGAAWGVDDYARIVLAYLDSAGVERVNLIGHSFGGRISLVLGADHAARVGKIVLADSAGVIAPPTARDRLLQMGKAALKLPGVNAFEGKLRQWGRERLGSADLKTAGVLEATFRRVIQEDLLPHAGRIAAPTLLIWGDQDQDTPLWQGQALEKAIPDAGLVVFQGAGHFAYQERLPDFLRIVDTFFV, encoded by the coding sequence GTGAGCGTGACACCCATTCAAACCTACCCAATCGCCGGGCAAATGCTTGGCGTCGCCGTGTTTGGTCAGCCGCACCCAGAGCGCGATCCCATCCTGCTGCTGCATGGGTGGGGTGGGAGTATCGAGAGCATGATCGGCGCTGCCGAAGGGCTGGCGGCGCGGGGGCATTACATCCATGCGCTTGACCTTCCCGGTTTTGGGCGCAGCGCCCCGCCCCCAGAAGGGGCGGCGTGGGGCGTTGACGATTATGCGCGGATCGTTCTCGCCTACCTCGACTCGGCGGGCGTGGAGCGGGTGAACCTGATCGGGCATTCCTTCGGCGGGCGGATCAGCCTTGTTTTGGGGGCGGATCACGCGGCACGGGTGGGAAAAATCGTCCTTGCCGACAGTGCCGGAGTGATCGCCCCACCCACAGCACGGGATCGCTTGCTGCAGATGGGCAAGGCGGCATTGAAACTCCCCGGTGTGAACGCCTTCGAGGGGAAACTTCGCCAGTGGGGGCGGGAACGCCTTGGATCGGCGGATTTAAAAACGGCGGGTGTCTTAGAAGCCACCTTCCGACGGGTGATTCAAGAAGATTTACTCCCCCATGCCGGGCGCATTGCCGCCCCAACGCTCTTGATTTGGGGGGATCAGGATCAGGATACCCCGCTTTGGCAGGGGCAGGCGCTGGAAAAGGCGATACCCGATGCCGGCTTGGTCGTCTTTCAGGGGGCGGGGCATTTTGCCTATCAGGAACGTTTACCGGACTTTTTACGGATTGTGGATACGTTTTTCGTCTGA
- a CDS encoding carbon-nitrogen hydrolase family protein yields MSRYLRAAAVQMDATPAPLEARLARAADLVAEAAGAGAQIVALPEFFNTGYLYDDSNYARAERIDGRTATWLRAQAKQHAIHLTGTLLLLDEEDTYNTALLVAPDGRMWRYDKQYPFLWERKYYRENRHITVADTDLGKIGLMICWDAAHPDLWARYAGRVDAMLILSCPPKVSAADLVFPDGSRVNTRDLGGIWRLLHTEIEHFPGADMDDHAAWLGVPVIHASAGGQFRSPLPISSVSIAAYLSARPDLWKWLPRAHEVVIEAGFDLQTKVIDHTGNVVARVMANGDGLTYASLPLAESPPEPTEKQPAMRTSPLAYFLSDAWSNLLLVPEYRMGVRRHINRRMAPIDPRTRVWVGAAATLAAMGLLAGRALRRGGSDPSRDEAGDPFILNGGEDADETGIDGNPA; encoded by the coding sequence ATGTCACGTTACCTCCGCGCCGCCGCCGTTCAGATGGACGCCACCCCCGCCCCACTGGAGGCACGCCTTGCCCGCGCTGCCGATTTGGTCGCAGAGGCGGCAGGCGCCGGGGCGCAAATCGTCGCCCTCCCCGAATTTTTCAACACAGGCTATCTCTACGACGATAGCAACTACGCCCGCGCCGAACGAATCGATGGGCGAACGGCGACTTGGCTGCGGGCGCAGGCAAAACAACACGCCATTCACCTGACGGGGACACTCCTCCTCCTTGACGAAGAAGATACCTATAACACAGCACTCCTTGTCGCCCCCGATGGGCGTATGTGGCGCTATGACAAGCAGTATCCTTTCCTTTGGGAGCGCAAATATTACCGTGAAAACCGTCACATCACGGTGGCTGATACCGATTTGGGAAAAATCGGGCTGATGATCTGTTGGGATGCGGCACACCCCGACCTGTGGGCGCGTTATGCGGGCAGAGTTGATGCTATGCTCATTTTAAGCTGCCCGCCAAAGGTCTCCGCCGCCGATCTTGTTTTTCCCGATGGCAGTCGAGTGAATACCCGTGATTTGGGCGGGATTTGGCGTCTGCTGCATACCGAAATCGAACACTTCCCCGGCGCCGATATGGACGACCACGCCGCATGGTTGGGCGTCCCCGTGATCCATGCCTCGGCGGGGGGGCAGTTTCGCTCGCCCCTTCCCATCTCGTCGGTTTCTATCGCCGCCTATCTCAGCGCCCGCCCTGATCTGTGGAAATGGCTTCCTCGCGCTCATGAGGTGGTTATAGAGGCGGGGTTTGACCTTCAGACAAAAGTGATTGATCACACGGGAAACGTCGTGGCGCGGGTGATGGCAAATGGCGATGGCTTAACCTATGCCTCGCTCCCGCTGGCGGAGTCGCCGCCTGAACCAACCGAGAAACAACCCGCCATGCGCACCTCGCCGCTTGCCTATTTTCTCTCCGATGCATGGAGCAACTTGCTGTTGGTGCCGGAATACCGGATGGGTGTGCGGCGGCATATCAACCGCCGGATGGCGCCCATTGACCCCCGAACGCGGGTGTGGGTCGGGGCGGCGGCAACGCTTGCGGCGATGGGCTTGTTGGCGGGACGGGCGCTCCGTCGGGGGGGGAGTGATCCGAGTCGGGACGAGGCGGGCGATCCCTTCATTTTGAACGGCGGCGAGGACGCGGACGAGACTGGAATTGACGGAAACCCCGCTTGA